A segment of the Streptomyces sp. NBC_01235 genome:
GCGCGAGACGGCGGAGATCCTGGCCGGGGCGTGCTGCTCGACCTGGTTCGTGCAGACGCAGCACCACACCCCGGTGCTCACCCTGGCCAGGAGCGAGGGTGCGGTGCGCGAGCGCCTGCTGGGCAGGCTGGCGACCGGTGAGCTGCTGTCCGGGGTGGCGTACGCGCACCTGCGGGCGCACCCGCGCATCCCCGTCCGGGTCACCCGGGACCGGGGAGGGTGGCGGTTCGACGGCACGGTCCCCTGGTACACGGGGTGGGGCCTGAACGACGTCATGCTCCTGGCCGGGGTCACCGACACCGACGAGGCCCTGTTCGCCTTCACACAGGCACGGCAGCAGCCGGGCCTGCGGGCGTCGGCCCCGATGCGCCTGGCCGCACTCACCGCGGCCCGCACGGTGTCCCTGGAACTGGACGGCCTGTGGCTCCCGGAGGACGCCGTGGCCCTGCGCACCCCGCACGAACGCTGGACGGCTACGGACCGTCTCAAGACGGTGAACACCAACCCGGCGGTCTTCGGCGTCACGGAGGCGGCCCTGGCCCTCCTGGACGAGGACACGGCACCCCCGCTGCGCGCCCGCCTCACGGACGTCCGCCGCCGGGCCTACGCCCTGGCCGACGAGGCGGCACCCCACGAGCACCTGGCAGAACGCCTGGCCCTCAGGACACAGGCATACGCGGTGATGCAGGCGGCGACCACAGCAGCGGTGGTGACGGGCGGCGGCCGTTCCATGCTCCTGACGAACAGAGCCCAACGCCTGGCCAGAGAATCCCTGTTCCTCATGGTCCAGGCCCAGACACAGCAGTCACGCACGGCACATCTGAACGCCCTGATCACCGAGCCGGGCTGACCGTGCTGCGCCGTGGCCCTCGGCGAACGCCCCCGGGGCAGGACCGTTACCATCCGAGCGGTCGGCTCTGCATGTCGTCGAGAGGAATCGGACCCGTGGGTGAAGTCGAGGCTGTCGAGCGGTTTCGGCGACGGATCGGGGTGCCCGGGCTTGTCGACGTACACACGCACTTCATGCCGGAGCGGGTCCTGCGCAAGGTGTGGGAGTACTTCGACGCGGTCGGCCCGGCGACCGGCATCGAGTGGGGCATCACCTATCGGCACGAGGAGGACGAACGGGTCGCGCTGCTTCGGCAGTTCGGGGTGCGCGCCTTCACCGCGATGCTCTATCCGCACAAGGGCGGCATGGCGCCCTGGCTGAACGAATGGGCCGCCGACTTCGCGGGACGCACGCCCGACTGTCTGCACACGGCCACCCTCTTTCCCGAGGAGGGCGTGGAGGACTATGTGCGCACGGCGGTCGAGGCGGGGGCTCGGATCTTCAAGTGCCATGTACAGGTGGGGGCGTACGACCCGACGCACGAGCTGCTCGACCCCGTGTGGGGGATGTTGGCCGAGGCGGGCGTCCCCGTGGTCATGCACTGCGGCTCGGATCCCATACCCGGCAAGCACACCGGCCCGGAGCCG
Coding sequences within it:
- a CDS encoding acyl-CoA dehydrogenase family protein, whose amino-acid sequence is MTAPHPLVTRARRLADDLLAPYAEQVDQGEVPVGHLAEIRRSGLLGLNAPTEYGGAAAPGAVVRETAEILAGACCSTWFVQTQHHTPVLTLARSEGAVRERLLGRLATGELLSGVAYAHLRAHPRIPVRVTRDRGGWRFDGTVPWYTGWGLNDVMLLAGVTDTDEALFAFTQARQQPGLRASAPMRLAALTAARTVSLELDGLWLPEDAVALRTPHERWTATDRLKTVNTNPAVFGVTEAALALLDEDTAPPLRARLTDVRRRAYALADEAAPHEHLAERLALRTQAYAVMQAATTAAVVTGGGRSMLLTNRAQRLARESLFLMVQAQTQQSRTAHLNALITEPG
- a CDS encoding amidohydrolase family protein produces the protein MSSRGIGPVGEVEAVERFRRRIGVPGLVDVHTHFMPERVLRKVWEYFDAVGPATGIEWGITYRHEEDERVALLRQFGVRAFTAMLYPHKGGMAPWLNEWAADFAGRTPDCLHTATLFPEEGVEDYVRTAVEAGARIFKCHVQVGAYDPTHELLDPVWGMLAEAGVPVVMHCGSDPIPGKHTGPEPVTRLLARHPRLPLIVAHMGMPEYTDFLDLAERYDEVRLDTTMVFTDFSEHFTPFPATELGRLADLGDRILLGSDFPNIPYPYVHQLEALERLGLGDEWLRGVCYENGARLFGL